One genomic window of Medicago truncatula cultivar Jemalong A17 chromosome 1, MtrunA17r5.0-ANR, whole genome shotgun sequence includes the following:
- the LOC11420387 gene encoding F-box protein At1g47056, with amino-acid sequence MGQAASTVTGTNRRESAGNRSTKTTRSTALVSPMISTDDGDDVADPVDGDGNDGIGNSDYISDLPDECLAIVFQSLNPSDRNQCSLVCRRWLHVEGQSRQRLSLNAKLDLLPVIPSLFNRFDSVTKLALKCDRRSVSIRDEALVIISERCPNLTRLKLRACRELTDAGMEAFAKNCKGLRKLSCGSCTFGSKGMNAVLENCAALEELSVKRLRGIAETAVAEPIGPGVAAASLKTICLKELYNGQCFGSLILGAKNLKTLKLFRCSGDWDTLFTLMAERVASMIVEVHFERLQISDIGLQAISNCSNLEILHLVKTPECTDMGLVAIAERCKLLRKLHIDGWKANRIGDEGLIAVAKFCPNLQELVLIGVNPTRVSLEMLASNCPNLERLALCASDTVGDPEISCIAAKCLALKKLCIKSCPVSDLGMEALANGCPNLVKVKVKKCKGVTPEGGDWLRHTRVSVAVNLDAVEAELQDASASDGGAQDNGIEFPSMPGSAASTSANIASRSTVRSSSFKQRLGLLSGRKIVASTLRRWSGGSTSARHG; translated from the coding sequence ATGGGCCAAGCAGCTTCCACGGTCACCGGAACCAACCGCCGGGAAAGCGCAGGCAACCGATCTACGAAAACCACCAGATCCACCGCCTTGGTTTCTCCGATGATCTCCACCGACGACGGCGACGATGTTGCAGATCCGGTTGACGGCGACGGTAACGATGGAATCGGAAACTCCGATTATATATCAGATCTACCTGATGAGTGTTTAGCGATTGTGTTTCAGTCGCTGAATCCCTCTGATCGGAATCAGTGTTCACTCGTTTGCCGGCGGTGGCTTCACGTTGAAGGACAGAGTCGTCAACGGCTTTCGTTGAACGCAAAGCTCGATCTTCTTCCGGTAATTCCTTCCCTGTTTAATCGATTTGATTCAGTGACGAAATTAGCGTTGAAGTGTGATCGTAGATCTGTGAGTATTAGAGATGAAGCGCTTGTTATAATCTCTGAGCGTTGTCCTAATCTCACGCGCCTTAAGCTCCGCGCGTGTCGTGAACTTACGGATGCAGGAATGGAAGCTTTTGCTAAGAATTGCAAGGGTTTGAGGAAATTATCGTGTGGATCTTGTACTTTTGGATCTAAAGGTATGAACGCCGTGCTTGAAAACTGCGCCGCACTGGAGGAATTGTCGGTGAAAAGGCTTAGGGGAATTGCGGAGACTGCTGTGGCTGAGCCGATTGGACCGGGTGTGGCCGCGGCGTCGTTGAAGACGATTTGTTTGAAGGAGCTTTATAATGGACAGTGTTTTGGTTCGTTGATTTTAGGTGCTAAGAATTTGAAGACTTTGAAGCTTTTTCGATGTTCGGGTGATTGGGATACGCTTTTTACACTTATGGCGGAAAGAGTGGCGAGTATGATTGTTGAGGTTCATTTTGAGAGGCTTCAGATTAGTGATATTGGCTTGCAAGCTATTTCGAATTGTTCAAATTTGGAGATTTTGCATCTTGTTAAGACACCTGAGTGTACTGATATGGGACTTGTTGCGATAGCTGAAAGATGCAAGTTGTTAAGGAAGCTACATATTGATGGATGGAAGGCAAATCGGATTGGCGATGAAGGGTTAATTGCGGTTGCAAAGTTTTGCCCTAATTTGCAAGAATTGGTGCTTATTGGTGTTAACCCTACGAGAGTGAGTTTGGAAATGTTGGCATCGAATTGCCCGAATCTAGAGAGATTGGCTTTGTGTGCAAGTGATACTGTTGGTGATCCTGAGATATCTTGCATTGCTGCAAAGTGTTTGGCTTTGAAGAAACTTTGCATCAAGAGTTGTCCTGTTTCTGATCTTGGGATGGAAGCTTTGGCAAATGGTTGTCCCAATTTGGTGAAAGTGAAGGTTAAGAAGTGTAAGGGTGTTACCCCTGAAGGTGGGGATTGGTTGAGGCACACTAgggtttctgttgctgttaacTTGGATGCGGTCGAAGCAGAACTTCAAGATGCTAGTGCTAGTGATGGTGGAGCACAAGACAATGGGATTGAATTTCCTTCAATGCCTGGCTCCGCAGCATCTACATCGGCAAATATTGCATCGAGAAGTACTGTTCGATCAAGTTCGTTCAAGCAAAGGTTAGGGCTATTGTCCGGGAGGAAAATTGTAGCTAGCACTTTGAGAAGATGGTCAGGTGGTAGCACTAGTGCCCGCCATGGTTAG